ATGGTGAGGCTCCGGATAAGGTAGTACAGGCCGATGGAACGAGCCCGGAGCAACGGCGCTGCGAGATCCACGATCAGCGCCTTGCGGGCCGGCTCACCGATCTCGCGGAGGCCGCCCACCACGAACGCGGCGACGAGCGTGGCGAAGTCACGCGCCAGCACCACGGCGACGGGGAAGAGGGCAAAGGCGACGAACGTGGCGATGACGAACGGCTTGCGACCCATGCGGTCGGCGAACCGGGCCACGGGAATGTAACTCACGATCGCCGTCGTCATCTGCACGGCGACGAGGACCCCGTAGGCCGGGGCGCTGATGCCGATCACGTTGATCGCGTAGAGCACGAGGAAGACGTCGACGAGACCCTCGCAGGTGCGGATGAAGATGTCCGAGGCGAGGAGCCAGCGAAGGGGGGTCGGCAGCGACCGCCACACCGCCACGACGTGCGTCGGAATCGGATCTGTCGTCGCCGGGATATTGACGCGGCTGACGACCCCCAGCGTCACTGCCGAGAGTACGACGGTCACGGCGAGCCCGAGGTGGATACCGATCCGCAGGCCGTACGCCGCGATGGCCAGGCCCCCGAGGGTTGGCGCGACGGCGATCGGCACGCGCCTCAGGATCGACTGCACCGTGAACCCGAGCGCCCGGCGGTCCTTGGGCAGCGCGTCGCCGACGACAGCAAAGAGCGTCGGGCTGGCCATGCTCGACCATGCCATCACGAAGACGAGGCCCGCGAAGACGAACGGCCACGACGGAGCCACCCAGTACAGTGCATAGCCGATTGCTGCCAGCGTGACGAAGAGCAGCAGGGCACGGCGACGACCGTATCGATCGCTGATCCATCCCCCGGGGTACTGGTACACGCCGTCCAGGAAATCCTCACAGGTCCCGAAGAACCCGATGGCGGTGACGGGTGCGCCGAGCATCTGCAAGTACTTTGGCAGGAAGCGCTTCCAGAGGTTCTCGCCGAGCGCGAGCAGGAACATCGCGACGGAGACGGCGACAATGTTGCGCTCGAGCCCGAGTGCATCGACGATGCGTGGTCGCGCGGAGGTCACGGCCGCTCAGCGCAGGTTGCCGATGTGGCCGCCGCTCCGAAACCAATCGACAAGGATGTCTGCGTAAATGCGCCGCGACGTCACTTCGGGATTTTGACCAAACTCACGGCATTGACCAGGCTATTGGCCAGTACAAAGTCACCCTCCCGCGTGACCGAGGTGTTGCGGACGATGTTGCCGCCACCCGGAATGGCCCAGCTCTGGAATTTCTCCGTCTGCGGATCGAAGCGCACGACGGTGTTCGGCGTGGTGCCGGACTCGCTGTACCAGATGATGTCGTTGATCGCCGAGATGCCGTAGGGCTCGGACTTCGGCCCGCTCGGCGACGGCCACTCGGTCACCTTGCCGCTCGCGGGATCGAGACGACCCAGATACCCGCGCGAGAAGTCCGCGTACCAGACGGTGTCGTCGCTCGTGATCGTGATCCGCCGTGGCCGCGACCCCGGATCCGGCAAGGGATATTCGCGAATCTCCAGCGTCTTCGGGTCGACGCTGCCCACTTTGTTGGTGCCGAACGCGACGTAGAACACGGTGCCCCTCGAGCTCACGGCCATGCCATACGGGCGCGATTTGGGCGTGGGCGGGGTGAGGAGCTTGATCTCACCCGTCTTCGCGTCGAGCCGCCCCACCCGGTTGGCATTCTGCACCGTGAACCACAAGATCCCGCTCTGGTCGAAGATGAGTGTGTGCGGATCCTTGGCCTCGGGGTCCGGCATCTTGTACTCGATGACCGCGCCCGTCTTCGGGTCGAGCTTGCCGACCAGGGCTCCGGTGTTGCCGGTGTACCAGATGTTGCCGTCCTTGTCCTCGACCAGGCCATGCGGGCCGGAGTGCGGCGTCTTGAGAGGATATTCCTTGAAGCGGCCACTCTTCGGATCGAGCCGGCCGAGCACGTTGTTCATCTGGCCGGTGTACCAGAGCGATCCGTCCCTCGTCGCCAGCGGATCGTGCGGCCGCGACCCAGGCGTGGGCACCTGCCATTCCTTGATCGAGACCTTGGTGGGCCCAGGGATCACCACGCCCACGGGCTTGGCCTTTTCCGGGAAGTTCTTGGTCAGGTACTCCGTGATCGTGGCGGCCTGATCGGCGGGCAGGGTCACTCCATGATTGGCCATCATCCGCATGACGGTGCGCCAGCCCTTGGCCGAGTAGCCGGCGCCCAGCCGCGCGTAGAAGGGGTGGCAGCTATTGCAATGGGCCGCCACCAGGTCCTTGCCCTTGCCCTCGGGCAGCTCCTGGCCCCGGGCCGGAAGCGCAAAGCACAGCACAGCGGCGGCGATCAACGACAGAAGTGATGCTTTCCGCATGAGTCCTCCTTCAAGAACAAGACGCGCCCGCATCCGGGAAAGCAGCTCGATGAGGGTCGTCCTTCGAATGGGGGATTTCGATGTGGCCATGAATCTCGGTCGAGTAAAACACAGGCACGATGAGAGGTCGAGCGCCGTGCCCACGGCAGCCGCGCATGCGCGCTCGTACACCATTGCCGGCAACCTCGGCGTCCTGGAGCATCGATGCTACCAAGAATCGCTTCACGAAGACCATTCAGGACTTGAAGAAAGGGAAGGCGATCAGGCCGACGATTCCTGCCGCGGCCACGAGGATCGGTTCCGGGACCTTGAACCGCCAGAGCACG
This portion of the Candidatus Methylomirabilota bacterium genome encodes:
- a CDS encoding MFS transporter produces the protein MTSARPRIVDALGLERNIVAVSVAMFLLALGENLWKRFLPKYLQMLGAPVTAIGFFGTCEDFLDGVYQYPGGWISDRYGRRRALLLFVTLAAIGYALYWVAPSWPFVFAGLVFVMAWSSMASPTLFAVVGDALPKDRRALGFTVQSILRRVPIAVAPTLGGLAIAAYGLRIGIHLGLAVTVVLSAVTLGVVSRVNIPATTDPIPTHVVAVWRSLPTPLRWLLASDIFIRTCEGLVDVFLVLYAINVIGISAPAYGVLVAVQMTTAIVSYIPVARFADRMGRKPFVIATFVAFALFPVAVVLARDFATLVAAFVVGGLREIGEPARKALIVDLAAPLLRARSIGLYYLIRSLTIAPAAFIGGLLWEVTPALPFWMAGLIGLVGVVVFAVTVEERYAG
- a CDS encoding cytochrome C, which translates into the protein MRKASLLSLIAAAVLCFALPARGQELPEGKGKDLVAAHCNSCHPFYARLGAGYSAKGWRTVMRMMANHGVTLPADQAATITEYLTKNFPEKAKPVGVVIPGPTKVSIKEWQVPTPGSRPHDPLATRDGSLWYTGQMNNVLGRLDPKSGRFKEYPLKTPHSGPHGLVEDKDGNIWYTGNTGALVGKLDPKTGAVIEYKMPDPEAKDPHTLIFDQSGILWFTVQNANRVGRLDAKTGEIKLLTPPTPKSRPYGMAVSSRGTVFYVAFGTNKVGSVDPKTLEIREYPLPDPGSRPRRITITSDDTVWYADFSRGYLGRLDPASGKVTEWPSPSGPKSEPYGISAINDIIWYSESGTTPNTVVRFDPQTEKFQSWAIPGGGNIVRNTSVTREGDFVLANSLVNAVSLVKIPK